The following are encoded together in the Peromyscus maniculatus bairdii isolate BWxNUB_F1_BW_parent chromosome 22, HU_Pman_BW_mat_3.1, whole genome shotgun sequence genome:
- the LOC143270195 gene encoding uncharacterized protein LOC143270195: MNVSAADLTRISGLPTDWTQEYVFWSIDRSLRQIFQHLDNARSTLMELNVSESRDVTSSSVSDVVVQEAVPPSCYCKKGKPSTDVLCIIQQHLQPVLSSNVS, from the exons ATGAACGTCAGTGCAGCTGATCTGACACG TATTTCAGGACTTCCTACTGACTGGACCCAGGAATATGTATTCTGGTCAATAGACAGGAGTCTGCGACAGATCTTCCAACATCTGGATAATGCAAG atcAACGCTTATGGAGCTGAATGTTTCAGAATCCCGAGATGTGACTTCTTCCTCCGTCTCTGATGTTGTGGTTCAGGAGGCTGTCCCACCCAGCTGTTACTGTAAAAAGGGAAAGCCTTCTACTGATGTCCTCTGCATCATCCAACAACATCTCCAGCCTGTCTTATCTTCCAATGTTTCCTGA